A stretch of Salarias fasciatus chromosome 23, fSalaFa1.1, whole genome shotgun sequence DNA encodes these proteins:
- the mfsd8l1 gene encoding major facilitator superfamily domain-containing protein 8 produces the protein MDNQRKKKLTFITIGLIFFLNGVEYAVILPTIWKYLQNFEAEPFFLGLTLSAFSLSGLLFGPLFGLYSDQTHTTKSVIVIAVVFQVAGNLMYFMGYSKWIVLSSRFVSGIGAGVGSSIFGFLTKVTASVDRASVFATVMACRQAGLLIGPGFNFFLRLCEFHLGPLVISKYNAPGLFMCLVWTCFTLVVIFLYSDLPLLEKMKPKDSLRGKSSQQENEQEVEEDKAESDEEEKPLIGPEELVGSYGSVVASNEINHRGLSASCNTPDRISACPSPVEAQTEESSSPFKNFSITQEFLREEVVVLLAAQFVILFNQTVLETMVTPLTQKLFSFGELENSFMYCLGGLVIIVGFVFVRWMTRCVEERVVLSIGLGLSNVACAWFLVFLANPQGSFAWQMAEFVVGFFLQVAALPFISVAQVSLFSKVTSEKTQGFSQGVRRSVGGLATILGPLWAGGLTDNMYIMMGVMMGLLVLLTAMVGFSFNRLVVPTVDKQTDNSENN, from the exons ATGGATAATCAACGAAAGAAGAAGCTGACATTCATCACTATTGGACTGATCTTTTTTCTCAACGGTGTAGAATATG CTGTGATATTACCAACAATATGGAAGTACTTACAGAATTTTGAAGCGGAGCCTTTCTTCCTGGGTTTGACCCTGTCAGCATTCAGCCTCAGTGGTCTGCTGTTTGGACCGCTCTTTGGTCTCTATTCCGACCAAACGCACACGACCAAGAGCGTAATCGTGATCGCAGTGGTGTTTCAAGTTGCTG GTAATTTAATGTACTTCATGGGCTACTCCAAATGGATTGTACTGTCCAGTAGATTTGTATCAG gTATTGGTGCCGGGGTTGGTTCATCCATCTTTGGCTTCTTGACCAAAGTCACCGCCTCAGTGGACCGCGCCAGTGTGTTTGCTACTGTCATGGCATGTCGCCAAGCTGGACTGTTGATTG GTCCAGGATTCAACTTCTTCCTGAGGCTGTGTGAATTCCATCTAGGTCCTCTAGTAATAAGCAAATATAATGCTCCTGGG TTGTTCATGTGCCTGGTGTGGACGTGTTTTACACTGGTGGTGATCTTCTTGTACTCGGACCTGCCATTGCTGGAGAAGATGAAGCCAAAGGACAGTTTGAGAGGCAAAAGCAGTCAACAGGAGAACGAGCAAGAGGTTGAGGAAGACAAAGCAGAGAGcgatgaagaagaaaagccgCTAATAGGGCCCGAGGAGCTGGTGGGGTCCTATGGATCAGTTGTGGCATCCAATGAAATCAACCACCGTGGCTTGTCTGCCTCCTGCAACACACCTGATCGGATTTCTGCATGTCCCTCCCCTGTGGAAGCACAAACCGAAGAGTCTTCAAGCCCTTTTAAGAATTTCAGCATTACTCAAG AGTTCCTGAGAGAAGAGGTGGTTGTGTTGCTGGCTGCTCAGTTTGTTATCCTCTTCAATCAGACTGTGCTGGAG ACGATGGTGACGCCACTAACCCAGAAACTGTTCAGTTTTGGGGAGCTGGAGAACAGTTTCATGTACTGCCTTGGTGGTCTGGTGATCATTgttggctttgtgtttgtgcgctGGATGACCCGGTGTGTTGAGGAGCGAGTGGTTCTGTCCATTGGTCTCGGCCTCTCCAATGTTGCCTGTGCCTGGTTCCTTGTCTTCCTCGCTAACCCACAAG gtTCATTTGCGTGGCAGATGGCGGAGTTTGTGGTTGGATTTTTTCTGCAGGTTGCAGCTTTGCCTTTTATATCAGTGGCCCAAGTGTCTCTCTTCTCCAAAGTTACTTCTGAGAAAACACAAG gttTCAGTCAGGGAGTGCGTCGCTCTGTGGGGGGTCTCGCCACCATCCTGGGCCCTTTGTGGGCTGGTGGTCTCACAGATAACATGTACATTATGATGGGGGTCATGATGGGACTACTGGTACTGCTGACG GCCATGGTGGGTTTCTCGTTCAACCGTCTGGTCGTCCCTACTGTCGACAAGCAAACAGACAATTCAGAGAACAATTAG